In one Solanum lycopersicum chromosome 11, SLM_r2.1 genomic region, the following are encoded:
- the LOC138339535 gene encoding uncharacterized protein gives MVRTRATTAPTSTSARQDTSEPATRAIARGKAAARGRGRGRGRTSSRGRGRTPSPSDTRAVTPPPTEEVVIEGEDGENEQVQNEELPPQPTPEMINQVLAYLSGLSDQGQAPPVFSAPTPSVSEVQHAATMAPRMDASLDIGTFPRLTTGPIMTNDQHELFSKFLKLKPPVFKGAESEDAYDFLVDCHELLHKMGIVERFGVEFVTYRFQGNAKMWWRSHVECQPTEAPPMNWASFSSLFMEKYIPRTLRDRKRDEFLSLEQGRMSVTAYEAKFRALSQYATQLCFSPQERIRCFVKGLRSELQISALQVAATAESFQEVVDFVIEVEVVMVEDVVVEVMVVTKTAGVMGKLEPLHHNMVGATDKQTKGPIVMLSLGDRRRRHLMLSSQQTCRHLRLNSNSSQSSLLRISG, from the coding sequence atggttagaactagagcaacaaccgcgccaacatcaacatcggcaagacaagatacatctgagccagccactagggctaTAGCTCGAGGAaaagcagcggcaagaggccgtggtagaggtcgtgggaggacgtcctctagaggaaggggacgaacacctagcccatctgatactagggcggtgactcctccaccgactgaagaagtagtaatagaaggggaggatggggaaaatgaacaagtacagaatgaggaattaccaccccaacctaccccagagatgatcaatcaggttctcgcttatcttagtgggttgtctgatcagggtcaggcacctccagtgttttctgcaccaacaccttcggtttcagaggtacaacatgcagccactatggctcctcgtatggatgcctcattggacataggcacgtttcctcgtctgactacagggccgataatgacaaatgatcagcatgaacttttcagtaagttcttgaaattgaaacctccagtcttcaagggtgctgaatcggaggatgcttacgattttttggttgactgtcatgagctactacacaagatgggtatagtagaacgatttggtgttgagtttgtgacttatcgatttcaagggaacgccaaaatgtggtggcggtcacatgttgagtgtcaaccaacagaggcaccacctatgaattgggcatcattctctagcttgtttatggagaagtatatcccccgaactttgagagataggaaaagagatgaatttttgagcctagagcaaggtaggatgtcggttactgcatatgaggctaagtttcgtgcattatcccagtatgccacccaactatgtttcagtccacaagagcggattcgctgttttgtgaagggattgagatcagagttgcagatttcagccttacaggtagcggctacagcggaatcttttcaagaagtggtagacttcgtgatagaggtagaggtggtcatggtagaggacgtggtggtcgaggtaatggtggtcaccaaaacggccggggtgatgggcaaactggagccactacatcacaacatggtaggggcaacggacaaacaaacgaaagggcccattgttatgctttccctgggagatcggaggcggagacatctgatgctgtcatcacag
- the LOC101258437 gene encoding uncharacterized protein isoform X1, producing MIMALNNNGLKLFASTISLLPLVVLVSCVFLYLASIFLFKDPNCSSSELLHYSSTPKFSDDSSPTNLRHLVFGLLGSEEAWHFRKDYIESWWRPNKTRGYLFLDVAPKGDDLLPWSSSSPPYRVSDNITQLLEESKHVAPVMARMVHGIMEVFREDHEGVRWLVMGDDDSIFFVDNMVDVLSRYDHTKYYYLGAQSEFIMSNHWYSFNQAFGGAGFILSYPLAKAMSKYIETCLRKYPFLRSADQITMVCISDVGVIFTPLKGSHQIDLRGDISGLLSSHPKAPLMSLHHLDATDSIFPSIERRQSVRHLMKAANLDQSRMLQQVICYNRPTNWSFSISWGYSLHIYENILPRSHLQLPIETFQPWGVTPKDPPYYMLNTRSRTNDSCQAPHIFFMKNVEKTKTSSEILTTYSRSSPRELLSCSYTGNYSADYISMIQVYSPRTKRIEMDRCECCDVIHKKGTNKATIKLRECHVDEIIA from the exons ATGATCATGGCTTTGAACAACAATGGATTGAAATTATTTGCCTCTACCATATCACTTCTTCCCCT AGTGGTGTTGGTTTCATGTGTTTTTCTTTACTTAGCTTCAATTTTCCTATTCAAAGATCCAAATTGTTCATCTTCAGAGCTCTTACATTACTCATCAACCCCAAAATTTAGTGATGATTCTAGTCCAACAAACCTTAGGCATCTTGTTTTTGGACTTCTTGGGTCAGAAGAAGCATGGCACTTTAGAAAAGATTACATTGAATCATGGTGGAGGCCTAATAAAACACGCGGTTACCTCTTTCTTGATGTGGCTCCAAAGGGCGATGATCTTTTACCTTGGTCCTCATCTTCCCCACCTTATAGGGTATCCGATAacataactcaattacttgaaGAATCTAAACATGTAGCACCAGTTATGGCGCGAATGGTGCATGGGATAATGGAGGTTTTTAGGGAAGACCATGAAGGTGTGAGATGGCTTGTTATGGGAGATGATGATTcgatattttttgttgataatatgGTTGATGTACTCTCCAGATATGATCACACAAAGTATTACTATTTAGGGGCTCAATCAGAGTTTATAATGTCAAATCATTGGTACTCTTTTAATCAAGCATTTGGTGGAGCTGGTTTTATTTTGAGTTACCCTTTGGCAAAAGCTATGTCTAAGTATATAGAAACTTGCTTGAGGAAGTACCCTTTTTTAAGATCAGCTGATCAAATTACTATGGTTTGTATATCTGATGTTGGAGTCATTTTTACTCCTCTTAAAGGTAGTCATCAG ATAGATTTGCGAGGTGATATATCTGGTTTATTATCGTCTCATCCAAAAGCTCCATTGATGTCACTTCACCATCTTGATGCTACGGACTCTATCTTCCCTTCAATAGAGAGACGACAATCTGTCCGCCACCTTATGAAGGCAGCAAATTTAGATCAATCACGCATGTTACAACAAGTTATTTGCTACAACAGGCCTACTAATTGGTCATTTTCTATTTCATGGGGTTACTCTCTTCATATTTATGAGAATATTTTACCTAGAAGTCATTTACAATTACCAATTGAAACCTTTCAACCTTGGGGAGTTACACCTAAAGACCCTCCATATTATATGTTAAATACAAGGTCGCGTACAAATGATTCTTGTCAAGCTCCTCATATTTTCTTCAtgaaaaatgtagaaaaaacAAAGACATCATCAGAAATCCTTACTACATATTCGCGATCATCACCTCGAGAATTGTTGTCTTGTTCATATACTGGTAACTATTCTGCTGATTATATCTCCATGATTCAAGTCTACTCTCCAAGAACGAAAAGAATAGAG ATGGATAGATGTGAATGTTGTGACGTAATACACAAAAAAGGTACCAACAAGGCAACGATTAAACTCAGGGAATGTCATGTGGATGAAATAATTGCTTAG
- the LOC101258437 gene encoding uncharacterized protein isoform X2, with translation MARMVHGIMEVFREDHEGVRWLVMGDDDSIFFVDNMVDVLSRYDHTKYYYLGAQSEFIMSNHWYSFNQAFGGAGFILSYPLAKAMSKYIETCLRKYPFLRSADQITMVCISDVGVIFTPLKGSHQIDLRGDISGLLSSHPKAPLMSLHHLDATDSIFPSIERRQSVRHLMKAANLDQSRMLQQVICYNRPTNWSFSISWGYSLHIYENILPRSHLQLPIETFQPWGVTPKDPPYYMLNTRSRTNDSCQAPHIFFMKNVEKTKTSSEILTTYSRSSPRELLSCSYTGNYSADYISMIQVYSPRTKRIEMDRCECCDVIHKKGTNKATIKLRECHVDEIIA, from the exons ATGGCGCGAATGGTGCATGGGATAATGGAGGTTTTTAGGGAAGACCATGAAGGTGTGAGATGGCTTGTTATGGGAGATGATGATTcgatattttttgttgataatatgGTTGATGTACTCTCCAGATATGATCACACAAAGTATTACTATTTAGGGGCTCAATCAGAGTTTATAATGTCAAATCATTGGTACTCTTTTAATCAAGCATTTGGTGGAGCTGGTTTTATTTTGAGTTACCCTTTGGCAAAAGCTATGTCTAAGTATATAGAAACTTGCTTGAGGAAGTACCCTTTTTTAAGATCAGCTGATCAAATTACTATGGTTTGTATATCTGATGTTGGAGTCATTTTTACTCCTCTTAAAGGTAGTCATCAG ATAGATTTGCGAGGTGATATATCTGGTTTATTATCGTCTCATCCAAAAGCTCCATTGATGTCACTTCACCATCTTGATGCTACGGACTCTATCTTCCCTTCAATAGAGAGACGACAATCTGTCCGCCACCTTATGAAGGCAGCAAATTTAGATCAATCACGCATGTTACAACAAGTTATTTGCTACAACAGGCCTACTAATTGGTCATTTTCTATTTCATGGGGTTACTCTCTTCATATTTATGAGAATATTTTACCTAGAAGTCATTTACAATTACCAATTGAAACCTTTCAACCTTGGGGAGTTACACCTAAAGACCCTCCATATTATATGTTAAATACAAGGTCGCGTACAAATGATTCTTGTCAAGCTCCTCATATTTTCTTCAtgaaaaatgtagaaaaaacAAAGACATCATCAGAAATCCTTACTACATATTCGCGATCATCACCTCGAGAATTGTTGTCTTGTTCATATACTGGTAACTATTCTGCTGATTATATCTCCATGATTCAAGTCTACTCTCCAAGAACGAAAAGAATAGAG ATGGATAGATGTGAATGTTGTGACGTAATACACAAAAAAGGTACCAACAAGGCAACGATTAAACTCAGGGAATGTCATGTGGATGAAATAATTGCTTAG